The Archocentrus centrarchus isolate MPI-CPG fArcCen1 chromosome 7, fArcCen1, whole genome shotgun sequence genome window below encodes:
- the LOC115782563 gene encoding serine/threonine-protein kinase pim-2-like — protein MSFEMRNVDYPVASELNSESCGTTTQKKRKASTGPESPRKRQRCARGPAQLASEAAPAKRGKRKASTERGTPEKKLKCEPSHTNSSEAIRGANWTEQDNAEKLLASETPGSTNRERACDPSPDCSTPSASIPDSGSAFLPFTQDRARFEATYKELHKLGEGGFGSVYAGLMMDSFPVAIKHIAKEDVEYEEMVFNGKTYKIPLEVLLMQKVGGEPLSVGTSPAISMLDYFELEEEVLLIMERPVPCESLYSYLENNGGPLDVHVAKNIMKQLVDAAIMMHNKGVFHRDLKTENLLLETGSSDLRVRIIDFGCGCWVQEEPQCVFSGTSAYAPPEFFTRGTYEAIPTTVWQLGALLYEMLYGVHQFRTTRFVRKKRPFNKVLHKDCRNFLKQCLTRSPQHRATLEQIQQHPWLQDQTQVTP, from the exons atgtcCTTTGAGATGAGAAACGTAGATTATCCTGTAGCCTCTGAGCTAAATTCAg AGAGCTGTGGCACCACCACccaaaaaaagaggaaggccaGCACAGGACCAGAGTCCCCCAGAAAAAGGCAGAGGTGTGCCCGTGGACCCGCTCAGCTGGCATCCGAGGCTGCGCCAGCAAAGCGTGGCAAAAGGAAGGCCAGCACCGAAAGGGGGACACCTGAAAAGAAGCTAAAGTGTGAACCCAGCCACACAAACTCCAGTGAAGCCATCAGGGGGGCTAACTGGACGGAGCAGGACAACGCTGAGAAGCTGCTGGCCTCAGAGACTCCCGGGTCAACAAACAGGGAGCGTGCCTGTGACCCTTCCCCAGACTGCAGCACTCCATCAGCCTCCATACCAGACAGTGGGAGCGCATTCCTCCCATTCACACAAGACAGAG ctcgATTTGAGGCGACGTACAAGGAGCTTCACAAGCTCGGAGAAGGAGGCTTCGGCTCAGTTTATGCTGGGTTGATGATGGACAGCTTCCCA GTGGCGATCAAACACATCGCAAAGGAAGATGTGGAATATGAAGAAATG GTCTTTAATGGGAAGACATACAAGATCCCACTGGAGGTTCTCCTAATGCAGAAAGTGGGCGGTGAACCCCTGTCAGTAGGCACTTCTCCAGCTATCTCAATGCTAGATTACTTTGAGCTAGAGGAGGAGGTCCTTCTGATCATGGAGAGACCAGTGCCATGTGAGAGCCTGTATAGCTATCTAGAGAACAATGGTGGACCCCTGGACGTGCATGTTGCTAAG aacATCATGAAGCAGCTGGTTGACGCAGCCATAATGATGCACAACAAAGGGGTCTTCCACCGGGATCTCAAGACAGAAAACTTGCTCCTGGAAACCGGCTCCAGTGACCTGCGAGTGCGGATCATAGACTTTGGTTGTGGCTGCTGGGTACAGGAAGAGCCACAATGCGTCTTCTCTG GAACCTCAGCGTACGCCCCTCCAGAGTTTTTCACACGAGGGACGTATGAGGCTATCCCCACCACAGTCTGGCAGCTGGGCGCGCTGCTGTACGAAATGCTGTATGGAGTGCATCAATTTCGTACCACTAGATTCGTCCGCAAGAAAAGACCTTTTAACAAAGTCCTACACAAAG ACTGCCGGAACTTTTTGAAGCAGTGTTTAACTCGAAGCCCACAACATCGGGCCACCTTGGAGCAGATTCAGCAGCACCCCTGGCTGCAGGATCAAACTCAAGTCACACCTTAA